The Streptomyces sp. ALI-76-A nucleotide sequence CACTTCGCGGAGGTCATCGGCCGCACCGGCTTCGCGGCGTCGACGCGGTAGAGGTAGGCGACCAGCGGGCCCCGCCGCCGGCGGGGCCGCTCGATCTGCGCGGCCACGTCCTGCCCGCCGGGCCGCAGCCCGGCGGCGCGGAGCTGCCGGCGGGTGGCCAGGCCGTCAGGGGCGAGCCGCCACCGGTAGACCGGGAGGGCGCCCATTACCGGCTCGCGATGGCCAGCTCAGCACCACCGGCGGCGGCCAGCTCGCGGTGTTCGGCGTAGCGGGCGGACACCCACCCCACCGACCAGCCGCACAGCTCCGCGGCGGCCCGCACCGGCAAACCGGCCTCGAACGCGGCCCGCACGGTCGCCCGCGCCCGCTCCTCGGGGAACTTCTCGGCGGCCGGGCCGGCGGCCAGCAGCGCGGCGCGTTCACGCTCGGCCCGCGCCTCACGCTCGGCCCGTTCACGGCGCTCACGCTCCACGCGCTCCCGCCGCTCACGCTCGCGCCGCTCGGCATCCTCCCGCTCAGCGCGTTCACGCTCCAACCTCAGCCGTTCACGCTCGCGCTCACGGCGTTCACGCTCCGCCTGCTCGGCCCGCTCCCAAGCGGCTTCCCGCTCGGCTTCCTCGCGGCGGGCGCGTTCCTCCCGCTCGGCTTGCTCACGGGCCAGGCGGGCCTCGTGTTCACGCTGTTCACGCGCCAGCATCGCGGCGTGTTCGCGCTCCTCGCGCGCCAACCGCTCGGCCCGCTCGCGTTCCTCCCGGGCGGCTTGGCGCCGGGCCTCCCGCTCCGCCTCCTGCTGTTCCTCCAGCGCGGTGACGGCGGCGGTGATGGCCCGCCGGTAGGCAAGCCCGGTCTCTGCCGTGACGATCAGCAGCAGCGGTGCGACCGCGTGCACGGCCACGCCCACCAGGTCACCTTTCAGGGCGGAGTCGGCGACGTTCAGGGCCAGGGTCATGCCGCCGGTCATCCAGCGCAGCACCACCGGCCAGCGGCCCCCCTGCCCGCCCAGCCGGGCCAGCACCGCATCCAGGCGGACCACGATGACCACGGCCGCGTCGACCACGAGGGGGAGGATCGGCGCCGTCCAGTCCCACTCATCCGGCGTGTGCTCGGCTGCGAGCGGGGTCACGGTGAGGATGGAGTACAGCATCGCGCCCGCCACGATCAACCACGTGCCGACCGACAGCGCCCGCTCCGCTGAACGGATCTGAACACCGTTCACGCGGCCACCCCCGTCCATGAACGCACCCGGATCGCGGCGATCAGCACCACCGGCGACGCCGGGTCGTCAAGGTCGCGGCGGTCCTCCGTCCACTGCCACGCGGCGCCCGGCAGCGGCTCGAAGCCGAGCACGCTGAGCGCCTGCGCGCGCTCGGTGAACGTCGGCACCGGCAGTGCCCGGTCAAAGCCGTACTCGGGCCACCGCTCGGCGGTGTTCAGCAGCACCACGTACAGGCGCCACCGGCCGCGGTACATCGACATCTGCGCGGTGAAGTCCCGGGCCATCACGCCACCACCGGCGCGCCCGTGCCGCTCTGGTTGAGCAGCGCGACCCGAGCGGCCAGCGCGCGGCGGCGGGCCCGGCGGATGCGCCGGTTGTCCAGCTCGGTCGGCGTGCGGTCCAGCGTGGTGATGTGCGCGTCCAGCAGGTCGACGTCCGCCAGGATGACGGGCATCTCCCGCTCGATCGCGTCCAGCTCGGCGGCCGTCGGCTCCATGAAGTCGGCGAACGCGGTAACAGCGTCCTGAACAGTGACGATGTGCTCCATTGGGTCGTGTTCCTCTCGAAGGATGAACGGCCCGAACCGCACCCCCGCTGTTCGAGCACCGGGGGTGCTTGCCGTTGTTTGGAGAAAGCCGCGTCTCACACGCGGCGCGGCTACTGAGCAGCGGCCGCAGTGCCCCGGACCGGACTCGAACCGGTCGGGTTGCCGTACGAGGCACGCCGGTCTTCTCCGCCTTGTTTCCGACCCCTTCGGGCAGGCGGACCACGGGTTACCGGCAGTTCCCTGTGTGGAGTTCTCAAGGTGCTTGCGCTTCCTTCGAGTCCGTTTCGCGGAGCCCTCCGGGCGGCATGGGAGCAGCCCAATAGGGGCACTCCGGACTCGCTGTCCTAGGACTGCGGGTCGTTCGGTAAGACCATGACGCACAGTCCCAGGACTGTCAACAGTCCTGGGACTGTGTTTCACTGGTCGATGTCGAGAGGAGTGCTGCATGGCGCCCAAGTGGCGGGAGCTTGCGGACCGGCTGGCCGAACAGATTAGGAACGGCGAGTACGCGCCCGGTGCTCAGTTGCCGCAGATCAGGGACCTAGTGGAAGCGGGCGAAGGCTCGAAATCCACGGTCCATGCGGCCTATAAGGCGTTGGAAGCCGAAGGGCTGGTCACGTCGTCGCGCGGACACGGCACAATCGTCCGTGAGCGGGCTCCACTCAAGCGGCTGGGCATCGCGCGATATGACAAGGCCAAGTGGCGGGACGGCGATGAGGTGGCGTTCATCGCGGACCGCGTGGCCTCCGGACGTACGTACAAGCGGAACGAACAGACCCAGACCGTCAGCCGCGTGCCGGCGTCGGCCACCGTTGCCCAGGCGCACGGTCTGCCGGAAGGTGCTGAGGTCTACGCACGTGCGCGCGTGGTCAAGGAAGGATCGCAGCCGACACACACGCTGACGAGCTATTACCGGCCCGAGCACGTGGAAGGAACGCGTATCGTCGACCCGACGCCGGGGCCCGCCGGCCGGGGCGGTGGCTTCCGTGTCCTGTACGACGCCGGATACGAAATCGACCACATGCAGGAGACGCTGTTCGCGCGTATCCCCACGGCGGATGAGGCTCAGCTCCTCCAGCTCGCGCCGGGCGAGTGGGTGGTGGAGTTGCACCGGACGACGTACACGGCCGACGGCACCGTGGTGGAGTTCGCGATCGGCGTTCACGCAGCGACGCGCTTCGCTTGGACGTACGACTTCAAGGTCCCCGACTCAGCGAAAGCGGAGGGCGAGAGCAAGTGATCTCAGCACAGGCATGGGCCGACGCTCAACGGCTCTGGGACTTCCAGCAGATGGGGCACGAGCTGCGCCCATGCTCTGTCGCGATCGGACTCGGCAGTCATGACCTCGGAGTCGCGGACGCAACCGCTGATTTCTACCACCGGGGCATGATGCCGCTAATCGTCTTTACCGGGGCGACCAGCCGCACCACACGCAACCGCATGCCGCGCGGCGAGGCTGAGCACTACCGTGAGCGGGCGATGGAACTGGGGGTGCCGGCTGATGCCATCCTCGTTGAGCCGCGGGCCCGGAACACAGGAGAGAACATCCGCTTCTCTCGCGCAC carries:
- a CDS encoding RRQRL motif-containing zinc-binding protein; protein product: MGALPVYRWRLAPDGLATRRQLRAAGLRPGGQDVAAQIERPRRRRGPLVAYLYRVDAAKPVRPMTSAKWAALAKANAARRTCPACRCDAGYVIPPSLGMCTPCAFPEEQRAA
- a CDS encoding DUF2637 domain-containing protein, with product MNGVQIRSAERALSVGTWLIVAGAMLYSILTVTPLAAEHTPDEWDWTAPILPLVVDAAVVIVVRLDAVLARLGGQGGRWPVVLRWMTGGMTLALNVADSALKGDLVGVAVHAVAPLLLIVTAETGLAYRRAITAAVTALEEQQEAEREARRQAAREERERAERLAREEREHAAMLAREQREHEARLAREQAEREERARREEAEREAAWERAEQAERERRERERERLRLERERAEREDAERRERERRERVERERRERAEREARAERERAALLAAGPAAEKFPEERARATVRAAFEAGLPVRAAAELCGWSVGWVSARYAEHRELAAAGGAELAIASR
- a CDS encoding DUF6303 family protein gives rise to the protein MARDFTAQMSMYRGRWRLYVVLLNTAERWPEYGFDRALPVPTFTERAQALSVLGFEPLPGAAWQWTEDRRDLDDPASPVVLIAAIRVRSWTGVAA
- a CDS encoding DUF6284 family protein, coding for MEHIVTVQDAVTAFADFMEPTAAELDAIEREMPVILADVDLLDAHITTLDRTPTELDNRRIRRARRRALAARVALLNQSGTGAPVVA
- a CDS encoding GntR family transcriptional regulator, which gives rise to MAPKWRELADRLAEQIRNGEYAPGAQLPQIRDLVEAGEGSKSTVHAAYKALEAEGLVTSSRGHGTIVRERAPLKRLGIARYDKAKWRDGDEVAFIADRVASGRTYKRNEQTQTVSRVPASATVAQAHGLPEGAEVYARARVVKEGSQPTHTLTSYYRPEHVEGTRIVDPTPGPAGRGGGFRVLYDAGYEIDHMQETLFARIPTADEAQLLQLAPGEWVVELHRTTYTADGTVVEFAIGVHAATRFAWTYDFKVPDSAKAEGESK